The window ttactccttagtgggccacgttctgagggcggttacccctttttaggccatgtccctttcgtggctttcatggcaacgaacgtggttctgagtgggagtcttgacgctacgtttaggaattcggggcggtttactcgctgcgcccgctttcttcattcgggtcccgtccaatcttagcccatggggctttaatatgggctgggcttgcgaaatgaatataacccgttttgggcttcgcgggttatcacacacacatatatatatatatatatatatatatatatatatatatatatatacaaatatatttaaaactgattttaaaacggttttaaaataaGTGgatatcgggccgggcccgaggacgCGGCTGCTGTCGTCTGGCAGCAGCCCTAACGCGTCTGGCCCACAGCTGCCTcacggcagcggcggccagccgCTGTGCGGTTGCTGCCGGGGTTGCgtcgtgaggcgcgacccgagctgctgtccaattttttttttaattatatatatatacatacatataagttttaaaacgattttcagaaaataagaaaacctattatagattttccgttttatctttagaatcaataaaattaacttttatcaatctaactataaaactaatagattttgttataatgattatcaaccgaaataattaggaacatatgcataaactattttaattaacaactaaataaaacttatttatctttagaactaattaatcaaaatagatttgttaattaacctaactataaatatttattcaatctgattgaaaaacttctaaattttcatatatgaaataacggatttaacgcaggctctaataccactgttggaattaaggctaacgtatggcagcggaaatataaaaattttaaccttttttcattaaaccaagatctgttaatcgttatttcatataaagagggatagaaggaaataccttatgacgaactatctaccgttgaaagcgaagtgccctcaactcttactccgagttcacgagcacaaaacaaaacacaacccaaatcaaggataaagagaaagagatgaaatcaattgaatcggtaggaagcggtggattatttcgtcctcgtctaggggggtcgaaattctctctcttggttGCTCTagtgtgtttcgaaaatcacacatatagggggtatttatattctcttgtatctaaaaccctagttagatagaattaggttactgaaataagaatttaattcggaatataattcttatttattatctttaattatatattaaatataaaggtaataatagtaaccttataggataataataggagcaatttaatctaattaaaactcctaacttatttatcctttaattaatttaattcaaaatcataatctaattagaattgttaaaatcaaattaaattattcatgtattttcatacatgaaaatcgccccccctatatactgggccttagtggactcagttgggctttcattaattaattaacatttgtttctcttttgggatccaagtcttatgtgtgacccattaggttcttattgttTCTAGtcatatgcaactattaaattaattttcacagaattatatttaatctttgcataacggaatgagtacgcgaaatgtgattagcaaatccgaaacattcccccagagctataagaagacaggttgattctgtcgttgacctttccgtattagttacagtataattccatcctttgtcaactacatccttgaactgaatcttataactatagataatgtcaagtcacatatagtgagacgttcgttttacttgtacatgccgagtcaactccaattagataggttaagtgaaatctgtatttcaagtcttaagctatcaccttccAAGGATTTaaagtcgagtcttccacaagcgatccatggacgtatctcccatttatcgggagtgacaaatgctaaatccaatgtataattatcctgcaattactttctgtgatacccaacgtctgccgttcacaccccagagtcatctctgttatggatcgtgttacaacaagatcaaagcatcacattccgtaatccagaatcaccaattaacattcctttgagtctgaggattacttatacctattaataccaatgagatgaatatgtgacaatgatgaatctacccatcctgttatctcaagtcgggtccccaatcctaatgaacttcttttcattggatccatgtaactgtccagatatctgtatatatgaagcttgtgagatcagctttctgtctcgacagaagacattgttacatgcaagtctcagcagtgatatgtcaatcctaaacatattacttgacttggggtggttttaggtttattagtttatcataaagtttcgtctcacttcatgcttgtatgaacactttataatcactttaaacaaacttatggatttccttttattagactttatttagttcttaaaaagggattgcctttatatagttatgaaaccatatctcattaaaacaaacgatataaaggacactttatttacattaagttcgtatcctagaacaattatctataggacactaaaccccaacataacACTTCAACAAGAATCATTATCTGCAATTTGGATGCAGGTATATTTACCAATGGGGATACAACTCTTTTGGCTTTCTTGTTCATGACCAATTCAGATATTATAGTTATGCTAGCAATGGTTCTTTATGCGGTCTCTTTGACCCTAAATTATCTGAAGCTCTAGCATTTTAAAAAGCCCTTAGTTGGATTAAATCCTCAAATAGCAATAGAATTTAGATTTAGTTTTATGCTTTTCAGTAATACATGCGATCAACAATCATATTTGGATCTATTATTACCTCTCTAATGTCATTCATGATTACATTCTTTTACTTAGAGATATAAGCAATTGTTCTATCTCCCTTATTAAACGCACAATGAACGTGGCATCGTATTCAATAGCATGAGTGGTCACCTCTAAGTGTGCGTGTGGGACTGTCCACCGCCATTTCTTACCTTTCAATCTCACTATGTTGGAAAAACAAGGGTGGCGCTTCCTCTTCTCTTGCCAATAAGATCTTCAAATTACATATTACCCTACATGGGACTTCCTGAGTACCCGCTTGGGTCATTCGCCTAGCTATATATAGAGGAGTATCTGGTGTTCTCAACTTGTTATTCAGAATGGAATCTGTGGGAAGGTTGGAGATGGGTGATCCATTAGTGTGTGTAAGGACCCTTGACTCAGAGATAGTAACAATTTATGGGTGCAAACCCCGATGATTGAAGGACTTAAGGTTTGAAGGTTTGTGATCTATTTATTCCCAATTCTGTAGATTGGGATACTGAATTGATGGATGAAATATTTTTACCATGCGATATATTTGAAATTGGAGAACTGCAATTCCGGAGCATGAACCGGCCTGACACGCTAATCTAACACGTTGACCTTTTTGGAATTTATTCGGTTAGAATTGCTTATCGCATTGTTGCGTCGATGGATGTTTCGGATAATCAGTTCTCACTCGGAGCGTGGAAAGCATTATGACAAATGGCAATCCCGGTTAAAGTTCGGTATTTCGCCTAGAGCCTAGCTGGTGATCTGTTGCCAACTCGGGTTAACCTGATCCAACGAGGTATGAATGTGCTTAGTAACTATGTTAATTGCAATTGCCCGATGGAAAATATATGGCATATGCTTATGGAGTTCCCAGAGGGGGTTCGAGTCTGGAAGGAAGGGCGCTTGTTTGAGCTGATTCATTCTAAAGCAGAAATGACTACCGACTTTCGTTCACTGTTGTTTGAAGTCCTCCCCGAGTCAGTGAAGGAAACTACTGGCATTTTTGTTATGCTTCTATGGAGTCTATGAAAGACGAGGAATGAGAGACTTTATAATCACATAGTAACATCTTCGCACCAAACATGCTTCTTGGCAAAATATGTCATGTTCGATTGGCTACAAGCGCATCGGTTGAAAGTATTGCACGCTGGTGGTGGTCATCTTTGTCGCGCAATGGCAGACGGGTGTTGGAGCAGTCAAGCGGGATTCCATAAGTTATTTTGTTGCTGGCCGGACAGAACTGATAGCTGGCTCTGCATTGGTTAAGGAGAGTGAGGTTATTTCTCTACTTCGTGTTATGGAATGGATTGTGAGCCAAGGATTTGATCATGTCTCATTCCGGACAGAAGTAAAATCGGTAGTTAACGCAATTAATAATATAGCCGAAGATATTTCTGAGTTTGGGTATATCGTAGGCCACGATGCCCGTCAAATTTATTTCGTGACAAGCTAACGAGTTAGTCACGTTTTTGTTCGGTCTTCTCATGTTGGATCTTATCTTcaatttatcatattattcTGAATTTTGTTCCAAACGTAATGTTTATTGATGCCCATTAATACAttctttttatcttaaaaaaaaaatacattctttttcaaaaaaaaaaaatactaaattaattattttaatattttattcaagTTGTTGAAAAACGTTAAACAAGTTATATAAAAATGGgaggaaataataataataataataatttgcgGCTTAATCGGCACTTGGCAGTTACATTGGGATCAAAGAAAGGAAGATTTACATGGATACAATACAATACAATGCCACGCTTCTGCTTCCGCTAGAATCCTGTGGAATATGCGTTtccatttattaatttaatattttattactcTTTCTTGTTCAGTGCACATTTGTTTATGTACTTTCAGTacctctatttttatttttaactagTTCTGAAATATAAGCTGTTATGATACAGGCTaactaattatcttttttttttttttcctttaagTATCAAATTCTTTTTGTATGTACAATGAATTTATTCGGTTTCTCGGCTTCACATTATCaggaatatatatattttttttatttgacacAATGAATGtagaagaaagaaaggaaaagagaagAGTCAGTGACACTATAAATGTTTTTCTAAACAGAGAATCCTAAACAACACCGTGATATCAAAGGGCAACCGCAGATAAACCAAAATGCTATTAAGGATAAAGTGTTGGTGAATCTAAAAATGCTGTGTAACATAGAGAAGAAGTATTAAGATTATAATGAGTAATACATACTAAAAGCACaaatctatatctaaatatGTCACAATCACCACTACTATAGTATTGATTATTGTGGTCcaattttacaaattaattagcATTTTCAATAGAAGAAACAAACACATGAATCTGCTCCAGAAAACTCTGATTTTGTGGCCTATCTTTCCTCTTCACATATCCTTTCGATTCCTTCTCTCCGTACACTCCGTACCCTCTCTTCCCATTCCTTTTCCACATCTCCATCGCGTAACTCCGATGCGCGTAATATGCCTCCGCCGCCAACGCTTTTCCATCCTCCACCCCCTCCACTGTTATCGCCGATCTCTCGTAGTGGCTGCGTGTCGTTCCTTCAAGCTCGTCCAGGCGGATCAGTCCTCTAGCGGTAACCGCGTACACTTCGCCCGTGACACGCTGTGCGCCGGTGGCTCCGGGAAGGTTGAGGAGGAATGGAACTCTGTAGGGTCCACAAACGAGAGGATACCTTTCTACGGTTCGATGAATGCCTTTGAATACCGCGTCTCCGCTTCGGATCAGATCTTGCATCAAACAGTGATTGGAGAATCCGTTCTTTAAAGTTCCGTAGGTGAAAATCAGCGTTGATGCAGGCTGATCCCGCTCCATGTCAATGCCcattttagagaaagaaatcAGTGTtgtaaagagagagagagagaaagaaagagattgTAAATGCAGAAGGTATCTTATTTTGGTTGAATGAGTGGTGTTGTTGGTGAGAGAAAGCAACAATATGATCCATTTTTATAGTTCCGTGTAGGGTAGGAtggattttatatttattttactttgattttttctatttttctaagTATTTTATTCAATTATAATACAactatttcattattttatttttgatgctaataacaataataaatcatttaagttttGTTTGGTTGAAATCGTGGTATTGGAACTTTTATGGTTAATTGTTGTTGCAAATCTTGTGCGGATTTTCGATGTTTTATTGACTCTTGTAATTTATTTGATGTTGATATTATTGGTTCTGTTTATATTTGGACCCAACAGTTTCAGACCGGCTCGGGTTGAAGAGCTTCTAGACCGGCCTTGATGTCAGGCTCTTTTCTAAACAATTGCAATAGTATTAATCGCACTCATTAACCACAATTATTTGTTGTTTACTCGTGATTTAGTAGGGTCTCCACAAGTCtaccatttctttttcttatccaTGTGGGTTACGTATACCAAGCTTCAAGAAGTTATGAACAACTCTCACTTCTCGCTTACCTCGATGCAGCTTCTTTGTCATAACTTGCACACTTTTTTTTCGGTTATTCTCAATTGGATATGAAGGTGTTCAAACTCTTTGATACGAATATTGCTGCAGCAATTCGTTGATTTGGCTGCCATTCAGAATACCATTGCAAATAATGGAATCGATGATTCACTCCATCCTCACAAGCTTGTTGCGAATGCTGTATTGGATTTGCAGCTTTAAATGAATAGGGTCCTTCTAACGGAGAAAATCAAGGTGAAATGGTTACAAGCCAGGGATCGTAACTCCACTTTTTTTCACCGGGCAGCAACTGTAAAAAAGGTGCAAGTTGGTTTTCAATCTATGTATATTGATGGGGAGATGACTTATTCCTCTCATAAGATCTCGACTCATATTGTTCATTTTTATGAAAGTCTGTTTTGTGGTGATTCCAGCCTTGTGGATCTGAGCCCAATCCCTCAAGTCATTCAATTGTTTGTTTCTAAGACGGATAATTATTCTTTGATTCGGTGTCCTTTCTAACTATGGGATCAAAAATACAATTTTTAATATGGAAAAGGATAGTGCCCTGGGACCGGACTATTTCAGTGGGATTTTTTTATCAGCATTTCTACGACATCGTCGCATAGTAAGGAGCTTTTTAAGTTCGGGCATATTCTTCCTAGCATGAACTCGAATCTTATGGTTCTTCTTTCGAAAGTGGACGGAACGATTTAGGTAGAGCAGACTACACCTATATTTATGAGCAATTTCAACTTTAAAATTGTCTCAAAAAGCTTTATTGACAAATTAGTTGTGATCGTCTCAAAAAGGGTTTCTGCTAATAAGTTTTGGTTTATTCCAAGGCCGAGTGTAAATTAGTGCACTATCGTAGGTTCAGAAGGTGTTGATGTGCTCAACAAGTGGTGTTTCAAGGGAAATATGACATTTTAAGAGAAATGAGAATATTATATTTGAGGATAATGTTATCttttgaataataaaaaaaatctattttatTCTATCTTATTCTATCAACCAAATATTGAAATAGTTATTTACAAgttattattctatttttttttggaataatCATTTTATTATATTCCATTCCATTCGATTCCGCGAATCAAATGACACCTAAGTAGTTGTAGAGATTAAATTCTCATTAATAAACCATTAATTACAATATTAGTTTTGATTAAATTCTCATTAATAAACCATTaataaaccttttttttttactcacAGCATTCCAATACAATAATCCTCAGTTTTCCTTACTCTAATTTTTTGTTCATTCAAAAGGTTAAAAAGTAGTCTGTATTTTGTTCTTTCCTAATTTTATTGTGTTTCGTTTCTTTTATGATGGATTATTAATAGtactaacaaaattataatcatcatctttccataaaaaaatataatcactttttttcttaaaaaaaaaaaaaatagtactttttcctaatttatttactttCATAAAACAACCCTAACTTTATCCTAAAATTGCTAATTAAATACATAATGAAAAATGGATAATGAAGTGGGCAAATTCCACAAGTGGTATTTCCGTATGGAATCCCCAAGTACTACTTGAAAGGTTGGGCATCTTTATTTCTAGACCTTGTTATGTGGTGTGTGGGTCCCTATTGTACTTATCATGTTCATATGGCAAAAAGACGAAATGGTCCTTGGGTGGATTGTGGGAGATTTATTGTCCAGGAAGGGCATTTGTAGAAAACAAGGAAAAGATTCCGTTTTATTGATAAGCGCAATGGGAATTCGTTGTCAGATAGCAACCGTACAACAGTCCAATTCGTTGGACAGATCGTAGCCGTCCGTACTTCCCACCGAAGCGCGAAAAATAGCATTTTCAATTCCGTACGCTACCACCGACTGCTCATTTCTTTGCAGAAAACGAGGCATGAAAGCATGTGAAAgtaccaaaaaaacaaaaaattgtaGTTTGACATACTGTCGAAAACAATCTCTCATATGGGTTAAATAAATGTTTGTAAATtatttgtgtgtgtgtgtgtgtgaaaTTTGCAGTTTATAggtttatttataaaattaaatcttGTATTTTTGATAATTTATATAGTTGGCATTTGTAATTGTTCGGAATCATTTTATTTGAGAGGGAAATAGTTACGATAATCGTTTTTTATAGAGTGATTGAGTTTGTAAGTTGCACTTGTTGTTGCTATGGAACCGTTTGAAttaaaagctcgaactgatagttaagcCCCAATACATCCTTACACGTAAATGCTCTTTTAGCTTGCAGTGTGCACAACACATGTCTATCCCGctatgtttttaattccacataTTAATGAGATTGTCGGGACTCAAACCCTtgaccgtttggtcctagacgctttgataccatgtcatggaaccgttaaTCTCCGACAGTTGTGacttttataataaaaataaaattacgaGCATGCCAATGATTTATATCCGTGAACTTGATGCTGAATCTGACTATCAAACGATTGTTAGAAATAAAATGGACTGAATAACTCCTTAAAATCCGGATTATCAAGAGTTATACCAAAGAAAAATACGTAAATTGCACAAAGGCTATGAAATTGTAAAAGCATCTCCAACATAGGGTGTTTAATGATGTGAAAATAACTTTGGCAACTCTAAAAGTTTCGAGTGATTGTGAGTACTTGATATTTCAAATAAATATTGCCATTGTTTGACAATCTTTGGTAACATtgctcaatttttttaatataaaaaatgttttttttgcttactattaatgtatttttatgacaatatttataattaaaataaattatatataaaataattattatggGTTATAATGTCAACTTTTGAAGTTGCTTATTATTAgagtatttttttaataaaaattaccAAAACTAAGGTGAATGagtggaaaaataaaatattatattttagtattatGTATTAAGTTTTGGTAATTTTTATAGCATCTAGAAAGCCAAAAATATAAAGGCCCtctttgggaattagctgttagctgttagctgattacattagcagttagctgttagctgattacattagctgatttgattagctgatttgattagctgtttgtgtagacctgtttggtaaaaattagctgattgacaatagcggtttgtgcaaaaagacgaataagggcattaattttggcgcaggagaagagagagtctatctattaggatTAAAgtagtccattaattttaatattgcaaaacgctaattgaaaaagctcctaaaatgagctttttctaaattagcgttttcatcccaaaactctctcccaaacctctctccaccaaacactccaattagcggtttcagtggtcaaacctctaaagttggtcaaaaccgctctttttatcttAAAACGCTCTTTATCAAACAGGGCCAAAGTGTAATAACTGAAATGTGATTGCTTGAATAAACTGAAAATTATAAGGAAGTGTATTGACATGAAACAAAAAATACAGAAATTTggaattgaaaagaaaattgtGTAGTGCTTTGGCTTGATTTTTGATTTTGTTAGATGCCCTTGAAAATGTTGAGAAACTCATTTTTTATGGGTTTCTTTAGTACCACTCAGATCTTGAAGGATTAATCCCTTGTTTGGGACAATTTTAAACCTGGTTGGGAAATATTCTCTTAAAAGGGCTATTTCCAACTATggttaataaaaatatttttattttataattctaTTACTCATTACGGTGCCAACAGCGCCGTAATAGGTATGTTGACAGGAATCCCTTTGTGGGATTCCTGTCAACAAGCCACTgcccaaaatttatataaaataaattttaaattttatttttataataattatttttaaacttatataataaattttttaaaattgattatattataaaaataaaattatatccgtaacgttagagttaaatttgtataattttatacATTAGGATTAAATCTCTATTATGCTCTTCTTTCTTCCCGATCCCAATTTTCGAGTTATATAGCCTGGATGGGAGGTGCAGTTCAAATACCTCTTTTGAGTAGAGCTCCTTGTTCAATTTGAGTAGTTTGGAGTTTAGTAATTGCTTGGGACTTGTCTGTAGTAAAGCCTTCAGTTAGAAGGCTTTGAAATGTTacggttaaatatttagtgcttcattaacgtatgaaattgtgcaaatttaaccctaacgctTCAagggaagtgcagatttagccctaatgtataaaattgtataatttaaccctaacattttaAGCAAAGTGCAGATTTAACCCTACCGTATGAAATTATGCAAATTTAACTTTAACGTTtccaagcaaaatcaattttaaccacgtgctaccgaaaatttgaaaagacttgtttgactgttatttagctaCGTCGGACCTTCTAAACccgtttgtcgataaattgaagctatatatatatatatatatatatatatatatatatatatatatatatattgtaactacattaataacacagtaaaatattgTAGACagtttaaaaaaactaaacctactgcaatataaattaatcacaattttttttttaaattgtctaaaatattttactgtgttattaatacactaaatttttttttgttagtaaagcactaaatatttaaccttaacgttacggctaaatctgcacttcgcttaaaatattaaagttaatatttagtatattactaaaaaaaatatttagtgcattaataACACAGACCATTTCAAAAAAATTGCGATTTATTTATATGTaacaggtttagtttttttgtttttaaattgtctaaaatattttactgtgttattaatatagttaaaaaaaatatatgaaactgcttcagtttatcgacaaactggttTAGAATGTCCGATGtagctaaataacagtcaaccaggtcttttcaaattttcggtagcgCGTGATTAAGATTTATTTTGCTTGAAAACATTACGGTTAAATTTGGacaattttatatgttaggCTAAATCTGTACTTCGCTtaaaacgttaaggttaaatttatataagagctaaatttatatttctcttgaaacgttagggttaaatttacacaatttcatacgttaataatgcactaaatatttaaccaTAACGTTTCAAACAAAGCGTAGATTTAATCCtaatttacattttaattaaatttctataaaataaataatttatatatttttttatttttattttaataatataataaaaaaaatattatatattttgggCAGTGGCTTCACGCCACTGCCCAAAATATATTAGTTGCTCATTACGACGTCTATGCTCATTACGGCGCCTACAGCGCCGTAATgagtattatattaaaaaaaatgttctttTTAGCTGTGGTTGGAAAACAGACAACCCCTTTGGGcgaaatattttccaaccacaaccaattgaataattttttattaaaattatccCTTTAAGGGGAGCAAAAGGCTGGTTACGAGGTAAAAGTCTAGACGCCAAAGGCTGGTGGAGAGAATTAATCCGATCTTGAACTGCCTTCCCACTAACTTACTTGTGTAACTTCTAAAAaggcttcaaaaaaaaaaagttctctCAACTGATTTTTGCCTCTTAAAGTTCAGAAAGCGCCAATTTAATAACCACTCAATTAACAATATaaagattaatttaattaaatataatttctttttattatttatccGATTTTTTGATTCAAGGATTATCGTACACCTTTTAGGTAGATACTCTCCCAATTAATGAGGTGGATGCAtggataataaaatattatattttagtataatgtgTTAAGTTTTGACAATTTTTATAGCATCCTCTATTTGAAATGCTCTAAGAAAGCCAGAAATATAAAGTgtaataattgattttttttgcttgaataaactaaaaattataaaGAAATGTATTaacataaaacaaaaaagtacaaaaatttagaattgaaaagaaaattgCGTAGAGTTTTAGCTTGATTATTGATTTTGTTGCATGTCTTCGAATATGAACACTACAAGGAAAACAAGAGTTAATGATCGATTTTAATGGCTAAATATAAATTAGTCTTTAATTAATgacaaatattaattattaacaaCATTATTAGTCATTAACTTTGTGAAAAGTGTTTTTCCACTACATTATTAGTTTTAAGCACTAAATTTTTtgtcattaaatttattttattaaacaaaaaattagaccttttatatttatatgggCAAATGAAAGTAatgttaaaatttatatttttcttactAGTCTTGCaattaaaaaaggaaataaattaaaaagaatataaattaattaaatgaagAGGCACGTGCAGAGTAGAATAATACGTGTGAGAAGAAAAGTTAATatgaaagaaaaatgaaaaaagagaaaaaggaaattGAAAACCCTTGGTATTCTCGAgctcctctttcttcttctcaTTCAGTTGTTCTTCTCTCAAACCTTAATCCCCTCATATACAGCAGCCGCCCTTTGCTTTGAATAACTAGTTTCGATCTTCCCATCCTCACCAAATTAACACTCGCTAAGGAGTTAATGACACTGTTTACCGGGGCTTCCATTAAAGCTTATTACACTTCTCCTTTTGACCATCGGGGATTAGGATTCTATTATCCTTCCGACCTTCGAATCCTTTTCCATTTCTAACTGGTAAGCTCAATTTTGAGttctttattttttgtattttcggATTTTG is drawn from Euphorbia lathyris chromosome 9, ddEupLath1.1, whole genome shotgun sequence and contains these coding sequences:
- the LOC136206093 gene encoding putative gamma-glutamylcyclotransferase At3g02910 — encoded protein: MGIDMERDQPASTLIFTYGTLKNGFSNHCLMQDLIRSGDAVFKGIHRTVERYPLVCGPYRVPFLLNLPGATGAQRVTGEVYAVTARGLIRLDELEGTTRSHYERSAITVEGVEDGKALAAEAYYAHRSYAMEMWKRNGKRGYGVYGEKESKGYVKRKDRPQNQSFLEQIHVFVSSIENAN